The Populus alba chromosome 13, ASM523922v2, whole genome shotgun sequence genome contains the following window.
CCTAATGTTTGCGTTTTGATCATTTCAGGAATCCAAGGAAGATCCAGCTGACTCTGATGTAAGCATACAAACTTCTTGCAAAAACATTTGATATTTACTTGTGTTTCTGGCACTAATTGCACGATCCTGTTTTTTTCAGGCTGAGGAGGAGGATGAGGCCGGTGATGCTGAAGGAGAGGATTCCGATGCCGAGACCAAAGCAGACACGGCTGAGGATGAAGATGAAGGACATGTAGGTTTTCTTTCCCCCGAAATGATGTGAAATCAACATTGTGTAATTGGCTGTCCGCTGATCAGTATTCCATGTTTCATATTTGTTTGCAGGATGAGTTGTGATGAGGAAGCTCTCTTGCGAGCAAAGTCAGTCTAGAGATAAAGCTTGGCACCAAGTGCTCGTAATTTTTTTCCTCATAATTCGTAGTTGTAGGAGTCCGTTCGTTTAGGGAGGGAGGGCCAAAACGGGTTGAGAACCGCGTGGctgattgttttttaagtatCCGGGCCTTGAGAAGGAATGGGAACTGTGCTTTTATTATCACATTCATAAAAATAGTTTGAACGTTCTTCAAATCCCCCCCCCCCTGCTGAAGTTCATTGCGTTTTGTTCATTTGATTTAGTTTTCTTAAAGCCTAACCTGGCTCGGTGTGTAACAAGGGAGTTGAGTGAGACAGGCCTCTATTAAAATCACTTGGTGGATTAGACCTCCAATGAATGATTTTGTACGAATAGCTCAATGCCCACTGGTTGTGTTGATGATGCATGCTCAAATCATCAGCGAGGACTGTAGCAACCAAACCTCTTGTGTTTAGACCGTATGGAATATTTCTTGGCGGGGTGTAGAATACTAGCTTTAGCGCAATGTTTATCACGTCATTGgtctttaattaaataataataattcaaattattaaattcaaatttaatgatGTAATAAGCGTGGTTATTTTTCGATGCTGGTTTTGCATCAATACTCGGAAGTTTTATGGTAATTCAGCATGTAACCACTAAACAATTAAAGCACAATGGATTAATATCAGAGAGAGCGAGtgagagaatttaaaaaatgttttttgatagaaaaagagtttttattgttttttggtgggatttggttttcttttttcccatttATTTTTTGGTCTCTATTAACTaccattaacatgtattttagtGATTAATGTGgtgatgaaatttttaaaaaatattttttatttaaaaatatattaaaataatttatttttagatttttttattttttatatcaacatattaaaattattataaataattctaaaaaaaacaatactattTAAAGGAAAACGCATTGCAGAAATTACTTTCAAAGCATCCCATCTTTTTTCCAGAGCTCATCTTTTGCAAAATAATGAATACGAAATGGAGTGGTAGTAGtgattaaaagaagaaaaaacaggaaaGAAACTAGAAAAGTTGGAAGCTGCTGGTGCTAAAGAATGAAGGCGGCAAGGTCTCAGTCATTAACAATCGAGAGGACAACCTCCAGCATCTTTCTCTCTTCCAAGGGTTTGGTTAGGTGGAAATCCATTCCAGCATCAAAGACTTTACTTGTTTGCTCTGGCATCGCATGGGCAGTTAATGCTATGATTGGTATATGAACGCCACTATATTGCTCTTCCTCCATTCGTATCAACCTTGTTGCCTCAAATCCATTCATTACTGGCATCTATATTTTcatccccccccccaaaaaaaaaaaaaaaaaaaaaaaacccggcagtgaaatgagttttgaattATTGCAAATGATAATTGTATTTGTGGGATAGAAGTTGATGAATTCATACCTCACAATCCATGAAAATGATATCATAAGGGAGAGAGATTGAATCCCCATCCTTCTTCTGATCACTTAATGATTTGCTGACTTCATCGAAGGCCTCTTTTCCATTTGTGCAGACTTCAACGCTTGCTCCAAGTTTTTTCAGAACAGAACTGGTTAATCTCTGCAGCAACATGGAATCTTCAACAACCAGGACATTCTTTCCATTCAAGGGTTTGGAACCAGCTTCTACGGTGGGTTTATTCGCCGTTATCGGTCTGAGTGAGCTGCTCTGAGGCGCAGCAAGGTCTAGCTCAATGATCTCCGAGCAAGTCAAGTCATTCGAAAGATTAGAATCTGCACAATCCTGGACTTCTTGAACAGCTGTCCTCCTTGTGGACTTTGAGAAGTTGCAATGAGATGCACCCTTGCGTTCCGGAAGCAATGATAGGACTTGATTTAAACATGAACCATGAAGTGGTTTATGGAACACATAATCGCCTTCTGCGGTTACCCTATCCTTCACCTCGTCGCTTGAATGTCCCATGATTGGATCATCCAACCAAACAACCTTGCACAAAGACTTTCCAATGTCTTTCCGAAGGTTAGCCAGGATGTTTTGGAAGTTAGGGTAACTAGTAGCTTCGTTGACATCGATCACGAGCAGTATGATGCTTGATGAACTTTTGGAGTTGGTCTTTTTGTAGTGCGGTGTAATGTGATCACCTTCATCCTTGATGTTTAGAGATCCATCGAGTGATCCACGATCGGAGTTGGTGGATGCAGACTTGCTCAAGTAGTCATCAAAAGTGTTTTCTGGTTTTCCTGAGATGAAATAAGAAAGGTCTAGCTTGCGCTTAACCTTCTCAAGCTCTAGCTGTAAATTCATCACCTGCTTAATTATTGTCACCTTAATGTTCAAGCGCTCAATGTACTTCTTCAAGACCTTTCTTCGTTCTTCACCAGGAATGAAGATTATGACATGGGACCCTTCTGGTTTTGGTGACATGAATGTAAAGTGTTGATGAAATGCACTCGAGCGGCGATCTTCTTCTGGTTCGGCTGATTTGGGCTCAacagaggaaagaaaaacattGAACTTGAAGCAGGTGCCTCTTTCTCCAAGCTCTTTCTCAACAATTCTTAACTCTCCTTTCATCACACGTACCTGGAGCACATGTTTAATATAATCAGAAGAATGAAGGAAGCTAAAACAAGTTCTGAAGtaataattatctttttcttaCCAAAGATTGGACAATGCCAAGTCCCAAACCAGTTCCTTCCTGTCCTGTAGCTGTTTCCTTAACTTGAACATAGTCTTCAAAGAGGGATTTTTGCTTATCTTTAGGTATTCCTTTGCCTGTATCATCCACCTCAAATTCAAACTCCACTTCGTTGGGATTTTCTTCAACGGTATTGAGAGCATCAAGATCATTGAAGCTATCTTGGTTCTTGTAGCAAAACCGAGATAGAAACTTCATCACAGTTGTACGATTAGAAGCAATGATCTCTTTTCTAAAGTTTTTCTTCTTAACCACAGCACGAATCGAGACATTACCTTCTGACGTAAACTTTATTGCATTATTCACCAAGTTGCACAATATCTGTTTAAGTTTTAATCGATCGCCTCTCACTTTAGCAGATTTGAGTGTAGAGCCATCACAGGGATCTAGCACAATGTCTATGCCTTTGTTCATTCCCAAAGGATAGAACATATCAACTACCTCCTCAAGGAGTTCGGCCAAGTTGAAATCTTCTATTTCAAGTGATGTTTTCCCTGCTTCAATCTTACTCATGTCCAGAATTGAGTTCAATATGCCTGAGACaacatttttcaaacaaaaagttCAGAAATTTATGATGAAGTTGGACTCCAAAGGTAAAGATTGAAAGAAGATATTGCTAACTAACCAAGAAGGTCCTTTGTATGATTTTCTAACTGTACTAATTGTGCCGCTAACTTGGATTCTGGATTAGCCTCTTCCTGGCAAAAATGTATTGAAGCTCTTACAGCTGCCAGAGAGTTGCGGACATCATGATTTGCACCCGCAAAGGCCTTGGTTTTGTTCATGCTCTTGCGCTCCGCTTGTTGAGTTGCTTCTGTCTGTTTTATGAGGGAAGCGCATAGAAACATCTCGCGATTTGTGGCTCTTGCAGTCAAGAATAGGTAGGCGCAGAGGGAgataacaatgaaaataaacacGAGGGCTAGAAGCAGGAGTGATAGCATGCTGTTTCTGTGGATGAGGTGCACTAGACCATTTCTGGGATAAGCCAATACATAaacctgaaaagaaaatttttgagTAAGAATTGGACTGGATATGGAGTCTGACAGTTCATTGTTTTCAGCTCTGTGCAGATGTATGCATGAAGAGAAGCGCCAGTACGGGAAATTCTGAAGAAAAATTTCTGATCTGAAACATGGTGATCGACTTTCAGGTCAGCTTCAAAATGCATACTAGCATCCTAAGGAAATTTATATATCTAGCACAACATACTACAGATTCTGTTCTTAAGGGACTTGACATACCGATTTAAGTCCAGCTATATCAAGAGTGGAGCAGTAAAACATGTACTTGATTCCCACTATCTTCTTATGAAGAGGTCTTAATCTGCCATCCTCGGGATCACATGAGATATTATAGTGACCTAAAGGGTCACCATTTCGCTTCATTGTTTGCACCATAACCGTGTCGTTGTGTATCTCTATTTGACTGTTTGGAAGCTTTGTTTGCACAACAACCTGTCCATTTGCAGTTCCCAAGTGAAAAAACCCTCCATGAAAATCCAGCGCCGCAAAATGATTAATGACCACTTCTACTGGAAACCCAAGGGATACAACACCCCTTCCATCAACGGCTGCCGCGTTAAGGAATAAGCTATCTTGAGCATTGTTCCACCCAGTATCCATTGAAGAATGCCCACTTGTGCTATTCAAGGCCTTCTGAAACCAGCTTGAATTTACAGTAACCTTAGGGTCAGAGGCAACTGCATCTCCATATAACTTCCCGGTGTCACGATTTACGGGTTGAGTAAACCACTTCGAGGAAAATGAAGTGTTGGAATAGACTGAAAATGTTTGGTCCTCGGCATTGTAGAAGGAGAATAATAGACCATCAAGTCCAATGTATGAAACTTGTGATAATTCTGGAATCGTCGAGAGTGCTAGGAACAAAGTTGGTGCAAcctgaaaacaaaaacactacCCATCAGTCACCGAGGGGTTGGGTGCCGGATCAAGAAAACACCCCTTGCCATTCCTATTCTGCTTAGCTACTCATAGAAATCACATTCCGATGGTTTTGGTCACATTAACCTTAGCTTGAATGGCAACAAATGAAAGCTGAGTTCCATTCAAAGATGAGCTTAAAGCTCTTGCTAAATTTGAAGCTGATGAGTTCAGGCAGTGCAGCAGTCCTGCGGTCATGTGAATCTCTGAAAACGATTTGTTACGAACTCCTTCAGACTCAGACATTACGCGGTTTTTGGATTGCTTAATCATCACACACAATTCTGAGAACATGAAACTTGAAAGAACCTGATATGTTAAACAGGAGTGTAAGTTCTGCTACAAACTTTAAAAGTGGCAAACCATTGAAAAGGaagaacaacaaaacaaaacggtGTGAGCTTGAGGAGGGAATTACTAGAATGATGAGAAAATAAGAAGGCCTAACAATTGCCTTCAGCGATCGAAACCTCTCCGAGTTGAACTTCATTTTTGCAGCTAAATATCTGTGCTCTGATACCTACATTTCAAAGCAACATAGGAAAATTGCACGgggaataaaacaaataaaacattatagtATTAATTCACTGTATCATCAGAATGATGCCATGGCTAAGCTCTGTCCTTAGTGACATCTACAAGGTTTGAAACTGAGAAGTAAAGCTCGCCTTTCAAGCTTGATTTCTTAACAAGAGATCAGAAGATGAGACGTAGTTCTCTTAACTATAGAAAGGACTGAAAAAGCACCAAGTCACAGATGAACAAGTGTCATTTGAAGGTATTGAAAATTGAATGATCACCTGACTTGTAGTGTTGATCAATCAAGAAAGGTCAACTATGGCAGAGTATTTCATCTTGACACAAGAGAAAGAGTGTTCATGCATATGATTTTTGTTGCTGTTACAGTCAAAGAGAAAGACTAGGAGAATCAAAACTATCTTAGTAAACGTAAGGGAGTTTGTTATTTAAGATAaatgatagtttttaatttacatagatttattagctgtttttttctcaaatcaaaaaaaaaaaaaaacaatatatatatataatatagtagTTTTGCAATGAATTCTTGTaagtataaaaatacatgtcttctcaaaaatcatttttatttgattttgaaatattgaataaaaagttgCTCAATCAAGAGCTAAAAAGTTCCCACGTCTGGAGACATGCAGGAGAAAAAGGATCAGAATTCATGAAAGAAGGGAAAGAATGTCCTGGCTCTGTTCCTTCAACAGTGGCGCAAGGGAATTGCTAGCTTCTCCCATTTCCATTCTGTAGGAACCTCTTATGTATTTGGCTACAATCAACGTGACTGAAGATAAAGCCACATCAGAATTCAGATTCTGGACTCCTTTCACAGGGGACGACGTGGCATTCAACGAAGATAAAATTAGTCTTCTCAGGCCTTAAAGTTGTATTTTTagagaaatctaaaaaaaaaatctcttgtatttttaataaatttaaataatagttttgatctccatttgaatttttagtcTTGATCTTCGTAAAACGGTTTCTCCATAAACTTCTGGAATAAATTTTCTACAAGAGGAATGCTATTTTTTAGTGTTACTTTGGCCATTAGGACTCTCCATCAGTCTCCTTTTAAGAGCACTTTGAATACACCGAGGAAGCATGCTAAATCTTTCCATGGAAGATCATCAGCGGGATTCTCTCAGGCCATTGGGTTCATGCTAGAACAAAGGGCATTTTCTATTCTATCTTCTTCCAGAACTCCATCATAACCTTCCACTACTCAAAATGGCAACTCTTTCAAGTCTCAAACACAAGATCTGAACCACGCAAAGTAAAGCATATACCAACAAGATGTTGAGCTATCAGAATCATTGCAAGAAGAGGTGTGTCCAAGTGATGCAAAATCCCTTACATTTTTCAACCAGTCTCACTCAGAAACAAAGGCTTGCTCAGCCAACTAAAGGAGAAGAGACGATGAATGGAGTCCTTGGAATTATGTACAAATACAAAGGTTACACATCCTTAACAGGATACATAGGAAAGGACACACAGAGATGTTCAAAAGCACACATTAACAAGAAACTCtctctatttatatatattttttactcatttGCTTCCAGAATTTGATTTGGGCCTCTTCACGATCAGAACAGgacacttcacattctgtgcACAGTGGTTGCTCACGCTTCCAAGAAATGCCCTAAAgtcaaaaaacaattaccagTAAGTAGATTATAGATGCAGAACACTGTAAGGGAAcctaaattcaaattaaaccaGGAAGCTTAAATGTGAAGTTTCTtgttgtaaataaataattaatatatttgctTTCATGGATTTAATAAAATCCAAGTAAAGAATCTGTtctcagaaattaaaaaatatccaagatAAGAATCCAAGAGAGTGATCATTGTTAAAAACACAGGCACTGACATGATTAAAGGAAATTGAGAGGGACCAACCAACCTCTTGATAAGACCATAGCCATGGCTGCCCATGACCAGCATGTCAACATGCAATTTCTCTGCTGCCTGGCAAATGACATCCCTTGGATCACCATGATCAATTATTGTCTCCACCTTGACCTAGACATCATCAAATCCATCAAGacaataaatcaaacaaaacaaagcaacCAACTGCAGCACCTAGACCTTAGAAAAGAGTAAATATACAGCCCTTGATGTATTAAACTCCACTAACTGGAAATATGTTGAAACTCACATCTTGAACCTGTTCTCTACACATCCTTTTGGCCTTCTCTATAACACAATCAGCTATATCATTGCTATACTTCTGCATAGTTGCCATGATATCAGAAGAAAGCAAATACCCTGAGAATcaaacacacataaaaaaagagttttaaatgaATCACAGGGAAATTAATATTGAAGGGTTGTGAGATGTCTCTTGAGTTTGTAGTCCTACCTGTGCCATCAAGAGCAGAGTAGACAACTCTAGGAGGTTTTACATAAAGAAGAATTAGTGTATCTTTGGAAGGATTGTTAGAAACCAGGACATTCTTGAGAGACCATGAAAGAGCATGCATGCTCTCTTCACTCTCGTCAACAGCTACCAGGATCTTGCGTTCTTTTGCTGCTCCCATTTCATCAGCCATTGATTGACAGGGGGGGGCAAGTAGTTTGATGGAGGGTTAAGAACCAAGGAGAGGCAAAGATATAGAGAAAGTTTGTGAAGGCTAAGCTTTGTTGCTTGTTTGTGCTgggagaaagagaaggaaagtgtttttattatagAGGAAGATGTCGTCAACTTGGAGTAGGGTGTGGTTCAAAACCGTTGGCTGTCTCCGGGTTTTCGAGGACAGTCGATTGTTTTGTGGGTTTTGGATAtggaagaatatatatatatatatatatatatatattaatctttttttcatagtttccAAATTTGGATCAGTCTGTACGCGTGTGGAGACGAAGTTGTTTCTTAAGAGCATTCTAGCTGAACTGTcatcttcttatttttcttcaaatctttttttttattttaggattgttttaatatattaatattaaaaaaaattaaaaaaaataaaaattatatattattttattatattttcaaataaaaaaaatttaaaatataatttctaccATGTTGGCAGACAGTGTTATTGGATAGATGCATCTGTCCTGTGACGTGTCTCTAACATGAGACATACTTATCATACTCATACCTGGCACGTGGTCTGATCTATCCTTGATATTGGAATCGACATGTTAATTATAGAATATGTTATAAAATACTTCGttttcagtaattttttttaaataaatagggttattttgaataaaaataattttaaaaaaaaatctttgaattgACTGATTAATTTTTACTTATTCAGGTTAAACTTGCTTAACCAGTTATAAGCTAGCTCATTAAGccattcaataataataataataattattattattattattattattattgtaaacactatcattatatttgttattattactgctgttataattattatcaccacTATCATAAactaatattactattatttttatttttatcataattattattattattattattgttataaccatgattattattattattattattattattattattattattattattgttattgttatgaccatgattattattattattgttattgttattgtcataattattttattattatagttgttgttattgttattattattattattatatgaccattaataacattaatattatttctGGATATCAAGAAACATTCAAAGGCTTAAGTTTTTCTCactcaataataaataaataatttaatttttgcaatCCACGTACAGAGCTACAGTAAAATTTTCAACccttttagcttttcttttaatgGTAATGACTACATATCTAAGGTCAATTTCGTCTTTTCCTCTTTATGATTAGTTCATAGTGCTAAAGTGGTAAAGTCAGAAATGTTGTCCGGTTActtactttgaattttttatatataagattcTCTATCATAGTTAAACAAGGAAAAAGACAAGATATGTCCAGTGCCCatttgtttattataaaatattttttataataaacaagGAAAACTAATCAAAACAATCTCACATCGTTATGTACattaaataatgaatttaaatcttttcgtatttttttttttaaaaaaaaaaatgttattgttaTTGGTTAGTTTAGAGGTAACTTAGTTGACTACGGTTGggctaattttttatattataaattttcataCGTTAAgttgatattataaatttttatagatttaGTTTAATTAGAACTACGATTTAGAGTTGATAAATTAGCCCAAGACATCTTATAAGATGCAATGAATATTTGGACTCATTACAACTGAATCAGTCTAGCaagagtttttaataaaatatataagagaCATTTGAAtgatcatttttatattaaaagactAGTGTTaaagaaatcaaatcaaatcatgtaaactttttaaatcaacaattcaagaaatactgtatataaaaacatagtaaaacttaattttaagcaaatctaacattaaataataaattatcactattattattatagttattattatttttattgttgttattattgtcatCACTATTGGCATTATCATTATAGCTATCGttattaatactattattaataaatagtattgataataataataataatgttgttattattattattagtagtattattattattattgtaagtatattattattatctttgttatcattattgttataactataattattatatattgttattGGTATTGTCATTGTCTTAATTATttaactattattgttattgttatattaccattaataacattaatattatttctGGATATCAAGAACCTTCAAAGGCTTAAGTTCTTCTCactcaataataaataaataaataattaattttttcaatccaCGTACAGAGCTACAGTAAAATTTTCACCgcttttagcttttctttaaaTGGTATTAATTACATATCTAAGGTCAATttcgttttttcttctttatgatTAGTTCATAGTGCTAAAGCGGTAAAGTCAGAAATGATGTCCGgttactttgaatttttttatactaagaTTCTCCATCATGGTTAAACAAGGAAAAAGACAAGATCTGTCTAGTATCCatttgtttatttgaaaaatttttttctaataaacaaggaaaattaatcaaaacaatctCACATCTTTATATAcattaaataatgattttaaatattttcatgttttttttaaaaaaaatgttattgtgATTAGTTAGTTTAGTGGTAATTATTTtcggtttgatttgatttttttttttaaataaccaaactgaatttttttgtttaaaaaaaaactaaaaccgaaccaaaacggattcaaatcaatcaattttgatttgtttttttagaataaaaatcagtttaaattgatttgcttcgatttttatagtttgattcggttttttctagtttttttttcaatttgaatttagttatattttttcggtttcaggcttataaaatcaaaatcgaaccggtcagttttttttaaaattctaataagtttaattaattatttttcacagtttgatttttttcacgGGTTTTTTGCTCTCTTTTAGGCTAGTTTTCCATATCATAAGGGATggataataaaaaagacaaaaatatttttgattaaaaatataaaataattttttctatgaaatatttttttcaatgaatttttatgtttttaaaataaaaaacaaaatattaacttaTATTTCACTCCAATCATCAACTTTAATTAATGCTCTAgactagaaaagaaaaaaaatataaatattttttaagttattattttgtaaaCCCAATTGTATTTATCTGAATTTTAG
Protein-coding sequences here:
- the LOC118060945 gene encoding universal stress protein PHOS32, with amino-acid sequence MADEMGAAKERKILVAVDESEESMHALSWSLKNVLVSNNPSKDTLILLYVKPPRVVYSALDGTGYLLSSDIMATMQKYSNDIADCVIEKAKRMCREQVQDVKVETIIDHGDPRDVICQAAEKLHVDMLVMGSHGYGLIKRAFLGSVSNHCAQNVKCPVLIVKRPKSNSGSK
- the LOC118060944 gene encoding histidine kinase CKI1 — protein: MKFNSERFRSLKAIVRPSYFLIILVLSSFMFSELCVMIKQSKNRVMSESEGVRNKSFSEIHMTAGLLHCLNSSASNLARALSSSLNGTQLSFVAIQAKVAPTLFLALSTIPELSQVSYIGLDGLLFSFYNAEDQTFSVYSNTSFSSKWFTQPVNRDTGKLYGDAVASDPKVTVNSSWFQKALNSTSGHSSMDTGWNNAQDSLFLNAAAVDGRGVVSLGFPVEVVINHFAALDFHGGFFHLGTANGQVVVQTKLPNSQIEIHNDTVMVQTMKRNGDPLGHYNISCDPEDGRLRPLHKKIVGIKYMFYCSTLDIAGLKSVYVLAYPRNGLVHLIHRNSMLSLLLLALVFIFIVISLCAYLFLTARATNREMFLCASLIKQTEATQQAERKSMNKTKAFAGANHDVRNSLAAVRASIHFCQEEANPESKLAAQLVQLENHTKDLLGILNSILDMSKIEAGKTSLEIEDFNLAELLEEVVDMFYPLGMNKGIDIVLDPCDGSTLKSAKVRGDRLKLKQILCNLVNNAIKFTSEGNVSIRAVVKKKNFRKEIIASNRTTVMKFLSRFCYKNQDSFNDLDALNTVEENPNEVEFEFEVDDTGKGIPKDKQKSLFEDYVQVKETATGQEGTGLGLGIVQSLVRVMKGELRIVEKELGERGTCFKFNVFLSSVEPKSAEPEEDRRSSAFHQHFTFMSPKPEGSHVIIFIPGEERRKVLKKYIERLNIKVTIIKQVMNLQLELEKVKRKLDLSYFISGKPENTFDDYLSKSASTNSDRGSLDGSLNIKDEGDHITPHYKKTNSKSSSSIILLVIDVNEATSYPNFQNILANLRKDIGKSLCKVVWLDDPIMGHSSDEVKDRVTAEGDYVFHKPLHGSCLNQVLSLLPERKGASHCNFSKSTRRTAVQEVQDCADSNLSNDLTCSEIIELDLAAPQSSSLRPITANKPTVEAGSKPLNGKNVLVVEDSMLLQRLTSSVLKKLGASVEVCTNGKEAFDEVSKSLSDQKKDGDSISLPYDIIFMDCEMPVMNGFEATRLIRMEEEQYSGVHIPIIALTAHAMPEQTSKVFDAGMDFHLTKPLEERKMLEVVLSIVND